In Cetobacterium sp. ZOR0034, a genomic segment contains:
- a CDS encoding HD domain-containing protein — protein sequence MAKNSNALKFIKLLLNHEMVLDLDHHDDQGVKVTTHTYDVLKISFEEIRRDYRDLREAREKVEFFSIVVGVIIHDLSKGSIRKADEKLSHSQMMIKKPEYIIKEAEKVLSEIEESLNLKIVDKIKKNITHIVISHHGKWGKIQPNTKEAHIVHRADMYSAKYHRINPIGADKILRLMNDGMNIDDVAKKFNCTTGVIKDRLKRAKHELRLKNTKQLLGYYKSKKKIPIGDDFFTKRVRETEKLIKAVDRLGFENLILENPLLNYLEDDKIFEKEVQ from the coding sequence ATGGCGAAAAATAGTAATGCACTGAAGTTTATAAAACTTCTATTAAACCATGAGATGGTCTTAGATTTAGACCACCATGATGATCAAGGAGTTAAAGTAACTACGCATACGTACGACGTTTTAAAAATATCTTTTGAAGAGATAAGAAGAGATTACAGAGATTTAAGAGAAGCAAGAGAAAAAGTAGAATTTTTCTCAATTGTAGTTGGAGTTATAATACATGATTTGAGTAAGGGAAGCATTAGAAAAGCTGATGAGAAACTATCTCATTCGCAAATGATGATAAAAAAACCTGAATATATCATAAAAGAAGCTGAGAAAGTTTTATCTGAAATAGAGGAATCTTTAAATTTAAAGATTGTCGATAAGATAAAAAAGAATATAACTCACATAGTTATATCTCATCATGGAAAATGGGGTAAGATACAACCAAATACAAAGGAAGCTCATATAGTTCATAGAGCGGATATGTATTCTGCAAAATATCATAGAATAAATCCTATCGGAGCTGATAAGATATTAAGACTTATGAATGATGGAATGAATATAGACGATGTAGCTAAAAAATTTAATTGCACAACAGGCGTTATAAAAGATCGTTTAAAAAGAGCCAAGCATGAATTAAGATTAAAAAATACAAAACAGCTATTGGGATACTATAAAAGTAAGAAAAAAATTCCTATCGGTGATGATTTCTTTACGAAAAGAGTTAGAGAAACTGAAAAACTAATAAAAGCAGTTGATAGATTAGGATTTGAAAATCTTATTTTAGAGAATCCGCTATTAAATTATTTAGAGGATGACAAGATTTTTGAGAAGGAAGTGCAGTAA
- a CDS encoding TlyA family RNA methyltransferase, with protein sequence MKERVDVLLVEKGFYETREKAKRAIMAGLVIINDKKIDKPGTSIKIDEEPVIRVKGDACKYVSRGGMKLEKAITVFNLDLQGKKVLDVGSSTGGFTDCSLQNGASFVYAVDVGTNQLDWKLRNDERVKSLENTHIKDLTLDELDNEKVDYIVMDVSFISITKVIEHLIKFFKDETKLMALIKPQFEVGKENIEKGGIVKDSKKHIMAIEMVIEEAKKSGLRLKALDFSPITGTKGNVEYISLFEIGDEESHINIESVVKLGKNLGGAL encoded by the coding sequence ATGAAAGAAAGAGTAGATGTTCTACTAGTTGAAAAGGGATTCTATGAAACTAGAGAAAAAGCAAAGAGAGCTATTATGGCTGGTTTAGTTATAATAAACGATAAAAAAATAGATAAACCTGGAACATCTATAAAAATAGATGAGGAACCAGTAATTAGAGTTAAAGGTGACGCTTGTAAATATGTTAGTCGTGGTGGAATGAAATTAGAAAAAGCCATCACTGTTTTCAATTTAGATTTACAAGGAAAAAAAGTGTTAGATGTAGGTTCATCAACTGGTGGATTTACAGATTGTTCTTTACAAAATGGAGCATCTTTTGTTTATGCTGTAGACGTTGGAACAAATCAGTTAGATTGGAAATTGAGAAATGATGAAAGAGTAAAATCTTTAGAAAATACTCATATAAAAGATTTAACTTTAGATGAGTTGGATAATGAAAAAGTGGACTATATAGTTATGGATGTATCGTTCATATCGATTACAAAAGTTATCGAACACCTAATAAAATTCTTTAAAGACGAAACAAAATTAATGGCTTTAATAAAACCACAATTTGAAGTAGGAAAAGAAAATATTGAAAAAGGTGGAATAGTAAAAGATAGCAAAAAACATATAATGGCAATAGAGATGGTAATAGAGGAAGCTAAAAAATCAGGATTAAGATTAAAAGCTTTAGATTTCTCACCAATAACAGGAACAAAAGGAAATGTTGAATATATCTCTTTATTTGAGATAGGGGATGAAGAATCTCATATTAACATAGAGTCAGTTGTAAAGCTAGGAAAGAACTTGGGAGGAGCCTTATGA
- a CDS encoding S41 family peptidase, with the protein MIKLLRNTGVALLLSGIMIANTVPSYSVDNGFIANIKELKELSDIMNIIKENHVGAEKDPTNTTLMQGALKGMMESLDDPHSNYFTKEELESFKEDIEGKYAGVGMVIQKKADEPLLVVSPIEDTPAYLAGIRAKDKIIAIDGESTYKLTSEQSVKKLKGEPGTSVKLTVYREEAKETKEVELKRSIIQLKYVKSKMIGKDIGYLRLTQFGEDVYKDLRKELEGLIKKGAKGIIFDLRSNPGGSLGQAVKISSMFIPEGRIVSTKGKTGDEEVAYREGKYFGDFPLIVLINEGSASASEIVSGAVKDYKRGLLIGEKTFGKGSVQTLLPLPDGDGIKLTIAKYYTPSGVSIHGTGIEPDILVEEKDDFLFFNGFVTNINEDETKENRNEIIKEVKGEEEAKKIISKGDIQLDKAVEEMDKLLKK; encoded by the coding sequence ATGATAAAACTGTTAAGAAATACTGGAGTAGCACTACTTTTATCAGGAATCATGATTGCAAATACAGTGCCATCATATTCTGTAGATAATGGATTTATTGCAAATATAAAAGAGTTAAAAGAACTTTCTGATATTATGAACATAATAAAAGAAAATCATGTAGGAGCTGAAAAAGATCCTACAAATACAACTTTGATGCAAGGAGCTTTAAAAGGAATGATGGAATCTTTAGATGATCCACATTCTAATTATTTTACAAAAGAGGAACTAGAAAGTTTTAAAGAGGATATTGAGGGTAAATATGCTGGAGTAGGTATGGTAATACAGAAAAAAGCAGATGAACCTTTACTAGTTGTTTCTCCAATAGAAGATACACCTGCGTATTTGGCAGGGATAAGAGCTAAAGATAAAATTATAGCTATTGATGGAGAGAGTACTTATAAATTAACGAGTGAACAAAGTGTAAAAAAATTAAAAGGTGAACCAGGAACTTCAGTAAAGCTTACAGTTTATAGAGAGGAAGCTAAGGAGACTAAAGAGGTCGAATTAAAAAGATCTATTATTCAATTAAAATATGTTAAAAGCAAGATGATTGGAAAAGACATTGGATATTTAAGATTGACTCAATTTGGAGAAGATGTTTATAAAGATCTTCGTAAGGAATTAGAAGGATTAATTAAAAAAGGTGCAAAAGGAATAATCTTTGATTTAAGAAGTAATCCTGGAGGATCTTTAGGTCAAGCTGTAAAAATTTCATCTATGTTCATACCAGAAGGAAGAATTGTAAGTACTAAAGGTAAAACAGGAGATGAAGAGGTAGCTTACAGAGAAGGTAAATATTTTGGAGACTTCCCACTGATTGTATTAATAAATGAAGGAAGTGCTTCGGCATCTGAGATAGTTTCAGGAGCAGTAAAAGATTATAAAAGAGGTCTTTTAATTGGAGAGAAAACATTTGGAAAAGGTAGTGTTCAAACACTTTTACCATTACCGGATGGAGATGGAATAAAATTAACAATAGCTAAGTACTATACTCCAAGTGGAGTTTCTATTCATGGAACAGGAATCGAACCAGATATTTTAGTTGAGGAAAAAGATGATTTCCTATTCTTCAATGGGTTTGTAACAAACATAAATGAAGATGAGACTAAAGAGAATAGAAATGAGATTATAAAAGAAGTAAAGGGAGAAGAGGAAGCTAAAAAGATTATTTCAAAAGGTGATATCCAATTAGATAAAGCTGTTGAAGAGATGGATAAGCTTTTAAAAAAATAA
- the rsmI gene encoding 16S rRNA (cytidine(1402)-2'-O)-methyltransferase — translation MLYIVATPIGNLDDITLRAIKTFEEVDFVFAEDTRVTKKLLNHLGIEKIVYRYDEHTKMHQVSNIANMLENGNKIALVTDAGTPCISDPGFEVVDEALKRGIKVIPIPGPSAMTAAASVAGISTRRFCFEGFLPKKKGRQTLLKSLATEERTIVIFESPHRIEKTLRDIETFIGVREVVIVREITKIYEEILRGTTTELIEKLSQNPIKGEIVLLIKGNEK, via the coding sequence ATGCTTTACATAGTAGCCACGCCTATAGGGAATTTAGATGATATAACTTTAAGAGCGATAAAAACATTTGAAGAGGTAGACTTTGTTTTTGCAGAGGATACAAGAGTTACAAAAAAGTTATTAAATCATTTAGGAATAGAGAAGATAGTATATAGATATGATGAGCATACGAAGATGCACCAAGTTTCTAATATAGCAAATATGTTAGAGAATGGAAATAAAATAGCGTTAGTAACAGATGCAGGAACACCTTGTATATCGGATCCTGGATTTGAAGTTGTTGATGAGGCTTTAAAAAGAGGAATAAAGGTAATTCCAATTCCTGGACCAAGTGCAATGACAGCAGCAGCTTCAGTAGCTGGAATTTCAACAAGAAGATTTTGTTTTGAAGGGTTCTTACCAAAGAAAAAAGGTAGGCAAACACTTTTAAAATCATTAGCTACAGAAGAGAGAACAATAGTTATTTTTGAATCTCCGCACAGAATAGAAAAAACACTAAGAGATATAGAGACTTTTATTGGTGTGAGAGAGGTTGTAATAGTAAGAGAGATTACTAAGATATATGAAGAAATTTTAAGAGGGACAACTACAGAGTTAATAGAAAAGTTATCTCAAAATCCTATAAAGGGAGAGATAGTTCTTTTAATAAAGGGTAATGAAAAATAG
- the ylqF gene encoding ribosome biogenesis GTPase YlqF — protein MSMTKINWYPGHMKKTKDLIKENMPLIDIVLEVVDARIPLSSKNPDIAGFAKNKKRVIVINKADLVTKEELNFWKKFFKENNFADEVLELSAETGFNIKTLYTIIDKVSKEKKDKMLKKGLRKVNTRLMIAGIPNVGKSRLINRIVGKNSAGVGNKPGFTRGKQWIRIKEGLELLDTPGILWPKFENQEVGYNLAITGAIRDEILPIDEVACLLIEKMLKMGKKNVLKDKYKLLDEDFEQVTGAIIESIAVRMNMLQKGGNPNVQQATYTVLRDYRASKLGKFGLDMDIAEQIKNLYK, from the coding sequence ATGTCAATGACAAAAATTAACTGGTATCCAGGACATATGAAAAAAACAAAGGACTTAATAAAGGAAAATATGCCTTTAATTGATATCGTTCTTGAAGTTGTGGATGCAAGAATTCCTTTATCAAGTAAGAATCCTGATATAGCTGGATTTGCTAAAAATAAAAAAAGAGTAATTGTTATAAATAAAGCTGATTTAGTAACGAAAGAGGAGTTAAATTTCTGGAAAAAGTTCTTTAAAGAAAATAACTTTGCAGATGAAGTTTTAGAACTTTCAGCAGAGACAGGATTTAATATAAAAACTCTATATACAATTATTGATAAAGTATCTAAAGAGAAAAAAGATAAGATGCTTAAAAAGGGATTAAGAAAAGTTAACACGAGATTAATGATTGCTGGGATACCAAACGTTGGTAAATCTAGACTTATAAATAGAATTGTTGGTAAGAATAGTGCTGGAGTAGGAAATAAACCAGGATTTACTAGAGGAAAACAATGGATAAGAATAAAAGAGGGTCTAGAATTATTAGATACTCCTGGAATTTTATGGCCTAAATTTGAAAATCAAGAGGTTGGATATAACTTAGCTATAACGGGAGCAATAAGAGATGAGATTCTTCCAATCGATGAAGTGGCATGTCTTTTAATTGAAAAGATGCTAAAAATGGGTAAAAAGAATGTTTTAAAAGATAAATATAAACTTTTAGACGAAGACTTTGAACAAGTAACAGGAGCAATAATAGAATCAATAGCAGTAAGAATGAATATGTTACAAAAAGGTGGAAATCCTAATGTACAACAAGCGACATATACAGTACTTAGAGACTATAGAGCTTCAAAGTTAGGTAAGTTTGGTTTAGATATGGATATAGCAGAGCAGATTAAAAACTTATATAAGTAG